CCAAAACCTCGGCATGCCAGTCATGAATAGCCACTCCCTTTGCGTCGCCCAATTTCGATGCCGGAAGACACTTCATGCCTGTCCTGTGCTTTCGCCGATTTAGAAAACGCATCTGACAACAACAAGCGTACATCTTATAAGAGGTTTGAGTTTTAGCTTACGCTAATGCTAGGCAAGTCAAAATTCCATCCTTTTCAGCAACGATGCCGCTCAGGGGCACCCATTCGTGGAGGCCATTGTCGCGAACGCAAGGCTTCCTTTTGGAGGGGAGCTTCTCGAACTGGCTTATGACGGTGCGGGCGATGAGATTCGCTCGAGACGTCATTTATATTGACCCTTTGTGCCcactgatgatgaagatgactATAAAATCATGACTGTGGAACTAATACCAAATGCTAGGTAGTAGGTATGCTGTGAATAAGTTCCGTCTAAGTTGGAAACTTTCAACTGAGAGCAAATCCAGCCCGCCGAAACAGGCAATTCGCTGCCGTCTCTCCCAAAGCCGAAAACTCCCCCACCAAAAACCCAATTCGACCAACAGGTGGAAAATCACGTGCGCAGCCCACTTAGCCCACTGCCGAGATTTTGGCGCGCACAAACGCCTGCCCTAGGCCCGGCTTAGTCATTTTGACCACACAGCGACCAATTCGTGAAATTGAACCTATCCACGGAACGGGCTGCTCATCTTTTTGTCAACGCCAAACTCACGGGTCCCCCATCCAAATACACCTTGTCGCCAATAACCCACACAACGCGGCAAGATGCGTACCTACGAAGACAGCTTCTCCGGCCAGAGGATCTACCCTGGAAAGGTACGCTGCTATTCTCATGCTTTCCCTTTGGTTTTTGACTTCGGGATTATGCGACGTCATGGGACGGGTTTCGagggacgacgacgacagaaagagatgggagaGGGCATGGGGATCGGGAAGCACGAGGGGCTATAGGGAGGAATCGACAGGATGTTGGGCGTGAATTGGGTCGTCAAACAGCAGGCGAAACGTCTTGCTGGCATTTGGAGGATTCAGAAGCAAACGTCACTGTCGACGATATGGATGCTAACTGcactttctctctcacagGGTAAGATCTATGTCCGTGGCGACAGCAAGGTGTTCCGATTCGTCAACGGCAAGTCGGAGTCACTGTTCCTGCAGCGAAAGAACCCCCGTCGCATTGCCTGGACGGTTCTGTACCGACGACAGCACCGCAAGGGTATCTCTGAGGTACGCAACGACGAATGATGGAGGACGAATCCCCTCCCCGCCGCGATGATCGATAGAAGGGAatagaggaaaaggaagggaATGTGTTGGCATTGGCTTGTCCATGtctacatctacatctacatcttTTCCCACCTCAATCTCTAGATATCATCGCGGTTGGAAAGGAGCTGGTAAAAGACAATAAAATCGCTGACACCCTGTGCAGGAGGTTGCCAAGAAGCGCACTCGCCGTGCCGTCAAGTCCCAGCGTGCCATCGTTGGTGCTTCCCTCGATGTTATCAAGGAGCGCCGATCTATGCGCCCCGAGGCCCGATCTGCCGCTCGCGCCGAGGCCATCCGacaggacaaggagaagaaggctgctgctcaggCCGTCAAgaaggctgagaaggccaagaacgCCGCCAACGCCTCCAAGGGCCAGGCCAAGGGAAATGTCAGCAAGCAGGGCGCAAAGGGCGCTCAGGTCAAGGTCGCCGCCCGAACCCGCTAAAATATGAATAGACGGGATTAGGGGAGCAGGGGAGAAAGATGTTGTGTGCAGTGCAGCGCAGCGGATGAGCAAAATGAAACAAAGTATGGAGTCTGTGGTTCTTGTCTCTTTCCGGCCGGTTCTTCTACAATATCGGGTGTGCATGGAATGCCATAGGGTGCATTGGTAGTTGAGCAAATGACATACCGGTGCAATGGTTTACATAAATGGGAACTGTTGCTGCGAAAACAAAAACCGTCAAATCAATGCCGTGCCGAGTCTTGAGCCTTTTGAAGGCTCAACTATGTGAATTGTATTTCCACATTTTCCATTGTGATGCCGGCTGATCTTTGACGatcttctttttatttcaCCCTACTCTATGTCATCCTTGCTTTTTCAATTCAACACTACATCTTACAAGATTCATTCATGAATGCCGAAGCGATTCCGAAGCAGTCCGTGTGTGAATTATCATTTATTCTGTGGCACTATCTAGCATTTATGCCTTAatcccaaaacaaaacaccgAAGTGCCTTTTTATTTCCCTTTGTGTGAAAGATCTACAGCCAGAAAAGccgagagaaaaagaaagtccctttttttttttttttacagCTTGGCCAGGACAGCGTCAGCTCCAGAGACGTCGACGCCGCGCTCAGTCTCCTTGGCGGCGTAAATCACCTTGCCGTGGTCGACGGCGATGGCATACCGGGCAGTTCGGTCGCCCATGGTCCAGCCAATAGCCTTGCTGAACGCAAGCTCGGAATCCGAAGCGAAGAtctttgtgtttttttcGTCCGATTAGCTAATGTTGTCCCACAGACCCTCCAGCGGCGACGGGTTATTATgggaggggaggaggggtaaacgaagagggaagaatgtaaaagaagagagaggaagcgGGgggttaaaaaaaaaaaaaaaaaaaaactcacGATGAAGTCGTCCTTGGTGTAGTTGGCCTTGCCCCAGGCGGACATGACAAAGGGGTCGTTGGAAGCAATCACGACGACCTGCTCAACGCCCTTTGCCTTGAGGGCGTCAATGTTCTGGATGAAGCCGGGCAGGTGGTTGGCCTGGCATGTGGGTGTGAAGGCGCCGGGGAcggcgacgatgacgaccttcttgttcttgaattctatttaaataatatattagagaataaaaaaaaaacgaatACAGCTTAGAAACGTAGGGAAGTTGGGCGAGCATCGAGGTGTGCCTTACCGGTGCTGGCATCAAACTTGATGGGGATGCCGCAGCTGGTGATGTCCTTGGTCTCGGGGGTGAAGGGGACGTAGCCAAAGGACACGTTGCCCGGGAAAGAATCGCCGACCTCGAGGACAGACATTGTGATTGTTGATTTGGGGATTTTTGGAGATGTAAGTGGTTTCGGAGTGGTTGAGAGGCTAAGAAAATATGAAAGAAGCCGAGGTTAGTATTGCGTGATGGCACAaatgggggaggaggggcagATTTGCGAGAGAAATAGAAATCGAGAGCACCGGGGAGAAAGAGGCTGGGGGAGAGGGCAACGTACCggcctttcttttctttttcttttttcctatATATTGGTTCCCGGTCAGAGCAAGGCTGGGGTATGTACGGTATACGTAGGTgggtgtacgagtatatggagaggaagaagaatcggGTCTAGATGCTTCTCGGCAGGcaatatatatgtatgtgtatagatggatggatatatGGCCGAACGTGCATGTACCTGTGTACCTACCTCTTTGGATACCTGACATGGCCCTGCCTTATCCTTATATACCGGCGGACACCGGATTGTCGTAATATGGCATTTTATTTGGAATTTGCCATACTGTAGCATGGCGCGATGCGGAACCACGGCGGGGAGAGGGGATCCTCGATTTAGTAAGTGCAAGCAAGGAGGCCCGTACCCCTTACATACCTTAGTAGACTAATATTGGGGCTGAATAttgccatcgtcgtcatgaTAATGGGGGGCGTGTTTAGATTACTCTATTCTATTATATTCCTTGCCGCTGCGGCTGAGGTTGTGCTGTCTCATCTGTCTGAGacaagcagcagaaaaagaaaggaaaagaacacTACAAAACCTACTAGTGTGTCTAAAACTGCTGGggggccttttttcttttttctttttttcttccattttttaATCCAAGTTGGGATAGCACAGTACCAGTACTAAGGTGCTTACTGCAGTGGCCTCTGCCAgaaacaccaacaccagTCCAACACGCACAAGCACTACAACGCAAACAGGTATCAGCGGCCGTATAAATTCATGCGCTGGGGTACCTGATGGCGGGGTactggatggagatggacgcAAGGCGGGTCTCCGAGTCTCGGCTGGAGGCGTGATGACCTGGCAGTTTTTGCTTCCCTtacatggacatggacagcCCTAGAATCTGAAAGACTGATACTGGGGGACAAGGACCAATGTTGGCTCTTTACGCAGGTATTACTTGCATTGGTCCTTATCTGGCGCCTGGAAATAGCAGCGCGATGTAGTTCTGCTCAGGTATCTCAGATGTACTGATGCACGAGGTGTCAATAGATTACCTAGAGTAAGAGCGAGGTTTAGATTAGCAGCTGACCGCTAGGCCAGAGATGCCGGTGGCAAGAGCGCTtgaggctggctggcttggcTGCGTGTGTGCCTGCCTGTTCCTGCCCAAGGCGAACTGCCAATCCCGGCTACCTGATATTGATCGAATAATGCACACCGAAAGTTGCACTCGTATAAAAAGCCAATTGCGAGGCAGAGTATCAATACTTTCCATATCTTTTATCTTACAAGGCAATTACTAGTCACCCTAAGGAACTTGGTAGCTGTGCcttttcttggccatggtTCACCAAGACAAACGGCTATACGTATGCCCGAGTTTAGAAAACGCCACCTCACAACGGGCTTGACTTCAACTTCCTCCCATGTTCTAACGCCCAAGATCTCGTGGCTTGTCGTAAAGTGCCCgcgtctcttcatctcgactTGGTGTAACGGCTAGATCTCGGTTATCTTTGGCAGGCTAAGTTATGCTGTGCTACACGACCGCCGCCGGGCTGCTCGTTCCAAAGCAATCGATTTGCCCATTGCTGCCCCCCCCTCTCTCGAACCAGTTATCGGAGATGGCATTTGCATTAGCACCTACATTAGATGTTTACCACGTACATTAGCATCCTCACTCATCAGTATCTTATGCTCGGGAGTAACACGGTAAATGTTTTATCCATCTCGATGCATTTATTGGTTAGTTGCCTAGGTTGGTATAGTAGGTTAATAGTAGAGCCCCCGGACAAGGACGCCTCACGACGGCCTTGCTGGATCAACTCCAAGACACGGGGACCAAATGTCTCGCAACGCCCATTAGGCAGAATAATATCGCTGGAAAGAACAGTAAGACGCCCGGCACTTGGCTCCGATGGCGGGGGATCAACATAACGTCCCATTAGCTCTTATGCACTATTACCCGGTACTCGAGCAATGCAAATTGATCCATGGTACGAGAAGGTACATACTTGGCATGGTAGGACTGACGGCGGGGTTGTACGGACAAGTATCCGCAGCCTGAACTCGTACATGCATGGCTACCGCTGGATTAAAATCTCATTGCCAtaatctgctgctgctactgctactgctactgctacaTCCCTAGAGGCTGCACAGCTGCATCCAGCCCTTTTGATCCAAAATGCCTGCACGACCTCTGATACAGGCACGGGCCCTATTGCGGTACACCAGG
This genomic stretch from Trichoderma breve strain T069 chromosome 1, whole genome shotgun sequence harbors:
- a CDS encoding ribosomal protein l24e domain-containing protein produces the protein MRTYEDSFSGQRIYPGKGKIYVRGDSKVFRFVNGKSESLFLQRKNPRRIAWTVLYRRQHRKGISEEVAKKRTRRAVKSQRAIVGASLDVIKERRSMRPEARSAARAEAIRQDKEKKAAAQAVKKAEKAKNAANASKGQAKGNVSKQGAKGAQVKVAARTR
- a CDS encoding redoxin domain-containing protein, producing the protein MSVLEVGDSFPGNVSFGYVPFTPETKDITSCGIPIKFDASTEFKNKKVVIVAVPGAFTPTCQANHLPGFIQNIDALKAKGVEQVVVIASNDPFVMSAWGKANYTKDDFIIFASDSELAFSKAIGWTMGDRTARYAIAVDHGKVIYAAKETERGVDVSGADAVLAKL